A region of Proteobacteria bacterium CG1_02_64_396 DNA encodes the following proteins:
- a CDS encoding transcriptional regulator — MTLTCDFKETVVARAQNDPAFAQALLDEAITLFVDGEPDLAKSILRDLVNATMGFEALAEEIHKPAKSLHRMLSQSGNPTMSNISAVFAAIKRALRVEVYMRIVAA; from the coding sequence ATGACACTGACCTGCGATTTCAAAGAGACCGTGGTTGCGCGCGCCCAAAACGATCCGGCGTTCGCTCAGGCGTTGCTGGATGAGGCGATCACCCTGTTCGTCGATGGCGAGCCCGACCTGGCCAAGTCGATCCTGCGCGATCTGGTCAACGCCACCATGGGGTTCGAAGCGCTGGCCGAGGAGATCCACAAACCGGCCAAGAGCCTGCACCGGATGTTGTCGCAATCGGGCAACCCGACCATGAGCAACATCTCGGCGGTCTTCGCCGCCATCAAACGGGCGCTCAGGGTTGAGGTGTATATGCGGATTGTGGCGGCGTGA